A single genomic interval of Primulina huaijiensis isolate GDHJ02 chromosome 7, ASM1229523v2, whole genome shotgun sequence harbors:
- the LOC140981727 gene encoding zinc finger protein JAGGED-like, with product MSFSVGRSIMRSEGNPLDLNNLPEDYGKQTSEDSSSSAVAGGGYRKKKNGANEAKDECGKVYECRFCSLKFCKSQALGGHMNRHRQERETETLNKARQLVFSNDLAPTSHHLGYVSSNGQPIPHGGYHHQATNMSDPSLPFRSIYPTRLFPASSPLIPPPPPPPPMYTSPQRPFPSGPPINEYYVGHVLSTPTFGITQNEGNYTCIGAPVGHGGGVRDMTLQNQEEGLNWGRR from the exons ATGTCTTTCTCTGTCGGACGTTCCATTAT GAGATCAGAGGGAAATCCATTAGATCTTAATAACTTACCCGAAGATTACGGTAAACAGACCTCTGAAGATAGCTCTTCATCTGCTG TTGCAGGAGGAGGCTACAGAAAAAAGAAAAACGGCGCAAATGAAGCAAAAGATGAGTGTGGGAAGGTGTATGAATGCAGGTTTTGTTCCCTTAAGTTCTGCAAATCTCAAGCTCTTGGGGGACACATGAACCGCCACCGCCAAG AAAGGGAGACAGAAACATTGAACAAGGCTCGTCAACTGGTTTTCAGTAATGATTTGGCCCCAACTTCACATCACTTAGGCTATGTTTCAAG CAATGGGCAACCAATCCCACATGGAGGATACCATCATCAAGCAACCAACATGTCCGATCCATCCTTGCCTTTCAGATCCATATACCCTACAAGATTGTTCCCCGCATCTTCACCGCTGATACCGccaccgccgccgccgccgcctaTGTACACTTCTCCTCAACGTCCGTTCCCTTCGGGGCCACCGATAAACGAGTACTACGTGGGACATGTCCTCTCAACTCCTACATTCGGAATAACCCAAAATGAAGGCAATTACACCTGCATCGGAGCACCGGTGGGGCACGGCGGGGGTGTTAGAGACATGACACTTCAGAATCAAGAAGAGGGATTGAACTGGGGCCGGAGATAA
- the LOC140980975 gene encoding uncharacterized protein isoform X1: MSMLNQLFNRGLLGVKCWYLVQKKKGKYYTDLRRVLGKTCLTLAISRINLLQNKREAQLKTMKKEIAQFLVSGQESIARIRVEHVIREQSTWESYEIIELFCEFVLARVPILESQSLCRIFKFAMDGSETIKGLVKIFKRNINTIGRNERTQTCGWHLPDLLHVRNLFAAKYGKEFIAAATELRPDTSFNRTIIEKLTVSAPPPQVKLRVLKEITLEHNVDWDSTKLKLNSARNPKIFCTPAAGVSESSRDQSLEPSSHSSDVLQLDCTAIAAAELASASARAAAELVNANFSSLKLMERKSR, encoded by the exons ATGTCTATGCTGAATCAACTTTTCAACAGGGGACTTCTGGGAGTGAAATG TTGGTACCTTGTTCAGAAAAAGAAGGGTAAATATTACACTGATCTTCGTCGAGTTCTTGG TAAAACATGCTTGACCTTGGCCATCTCACGCATCAATTTGTTGCAAAACAAGAGAGAGGCACAGCTGAAGACCATGAAAAAAGAGATTGCCCAATTTTTAGTGTCTGGCCAGGAATCGATTGCTCGAATCAGG GTGGAGCACGTCATACGCGAACAGAGCACTTGGGAATCATATGAGATAATAGAGTTGTTTTGCGAATTTGTTCTTGCTAGGGTACCTATTCTTGAAAGCCAGAG TCTGTGCAGAATCTTTAAATTCGCAATGGATGGGAGTGAGACAATAAAGGGCttggtgaaaatatttaaaagaaatattaataCTATTGGAAGGAATGAACGAACACAAACATGTGGATGGC ATTTGCCAGATCTATTGCATGTTCGGAATTTGTTTGCTGCGAAGTATGGAAAAGAATTCATAGCTGCTGCAACCGAGCTTCGCCCCGATACCAGCTTCAATCGTACA ATCATTGAAAAACTCACTGTGAGTGCTCCGCCGCCACAAGTAAAACTCAGAGTTCTAAAGGAGATCACGCTAGAGCATAATGTTGATTGGGACTCGACTAAACTGAAGCTGAATTCGGCAAGAAACCCGAAGATCTTCTG CACCCCTGCTGCTGGTGTGTCCGAATCTTCAAGGGATCAGAGTTTAGAACCGAGTTCACATTCATCTGATGTGCTTCAACTGGATTGCACTGCTATTGCTGCCGCTGAACTTGCATCAGCTTCTGCCCGTGCTGCTGCCGAGTTGGTAAATGCAAACTTTAGCTCGTTGAAACTAATGGAACGAAAATCTAGATGA
- the LOC140980975 gene encoding uncharacterized protein isoform X3 encodes MSMLNQLFNRGLLGVKCKTCLTLAISRINLLQNKREAQLKTMKKEIAQFLVSGQESIARIRVEHVIREQSTWESYEIIELFCEFVLARVPILESQSLCRIFKFAMDGSETIKGLVKIFKRNINTIGRNERTQTCGWHLPDLLHVRNLFAAKYGKEFIAAATELRPDTSFNRTIIEKLTVSAPPPQVKLRVLKEITLEHNVDWDSTKLKLNSARNPKIFCTPAAGVSESSRDQSLEPSSHSSDVLQLDCTAIAAAELASASARAAAELVNANFSSLKLMERKSR; translated from the exons ATGTCTATGCTGAATCAACTTTTCAACAGGGGACTTCTGGGAGTGAAATG TAAAACATGCTTGACCTTGGCCATCTCACGCATCAATTTGTTGCAAAACAAGAGAGAGGCACAGCTGAAGACCATGAAAAAAGAGATTGCCCAATTTTTAGTGTCTGGCCAGGAATCGATTGCTCGAATCAGG GTGGAGCACGTCATACGCGAACAGAGCACTTGGGAATCATATGAGATAATAGAGTTGTTTTGCGAATTTGTTCTTGCTAGGGTACCTATTCTTGAAAGCCAGAG TCTGTGCAGAATCTTTAAATTCGCAATGGATGGGAGTGAGACAATAAAGGGCttggtgaaaatatttaaaagaaatattaataCTATTGGAAGGAATGAACGAACACAAACATGTGGATGGC ATTTGCCAGATCTATTGCATGTTCGGAATTTGTTTGCTGCGAAGTATGGAAAAGAATTCATAGCTGCTGCAACCGAGCTTCGCCCCGATACCAGCTTCAATCGTACA ATCATTGAAAAACTCACTGTGAGTGCTCCGCCGCCACAAGTAAAACTCAGAGTTCTAAAGGAGATCACGCTAGAGCATAATGTTGATTGGGACTCGACTAAACTGAAGCTGAATTCGGCAAGAAACCCGAAGATCTTCTG CACCCCTGCTGCTGGTGTGTCCGAATCTTCAAGGGATCAGAGTTTAGAACCGAGTTCACATTCATCTGATGTGCTTCAACTGGATTGCACTGCTATTGCTGCCGCTGAACTTGCATCAGCTTCTGCCCGTGCTGCTGCCGAGTTGGTAAATGCAAACTTTAGCTCGTTGAAACTAATGGAACGAAAATCTAGATGA
- the LOC140980975 gene encoding uncharacterized protein isoform X2, protein MSMLNQLFNRGLLGVKWLKGKYYTDLRRVLGKTCLTLAISRINLLQNKREAQLKTMKKEIAQFLVSGQESIARIRVEHVIREQSTWESYEIIELFCEFVLARVPILESQSLCRIFKFAMDGSETIKGLVKIFKRNINTIGRNERTQTCGWHLPDLLHVRNLFAAKYGKEFIAAATELRPDTSFNRTIIEKLTVSAPPPQVKLRVLKEITLEHNVDWDSTKLKLNSARNPKIFCTPAAGVSESSRDQSLEPSSHSSDVLQLDCTAIAAAELASASARAAAELVNANFSSLKLMERKSR, encoded by the exons ATGTCTATGCTGAATCAACTTTTCAACAGGGGACTTCTGGGAGTGAAATGGTTA AAGGGTAAATATTACACTGATCTTCGTCGAGTTCTTGG TAAAACATGCTTGACCTTGGCCATCTCACGCATCAATTTGTTGCAAAACAAGAGAGAGGCACAGCTGAAGACCATGAAAAAAGAGATTGCCCAATTTTTAGTGTCTGGCCAGGAATCGATTGCTCGAATCAGG GTGGAGCACGTCATACGCGAACAGAGCACTTGGGAATCATATGAGATAATAGAGTTGTTTTGCGAATTTGTTCTTGCTAGGGTACCTATTCTTGAAAGCCAGAG TCTGTGCAGAATCTTTAAATTCGCAATGGATGGGAGTGAGACAATAAAGGGCttggtgaaaatatttaaaagaaatattaataCTATTGGAAGGAATGAACGAACACAAACATGTGGATGGC ATTTGCCAGATCTATTGCATGTTCGGAATTTGTTTGCTGCGAAGTATGGAAAAGAATTCATAGCTGCTGCAACCGAGCTTCGCCCCGATACCAGCTTCAATCGTACA ATCATTGAAAAACTCACTGTGAGTGCTCCGCCGCCACAAGTAAAACTCAGAGTTCTAAAGGAGATCACGCTAGAGCATAATGTTGATTGGGACTCGACTAAACTGAAGCTGAATTCGGCAAGAAACCCGAAGATCTTCTG CACCCCTGCTGCTGGTGTGTCCGAATCTTCAAGGGATCAGAGTTTAGAACCGAGTTCACATTCATCTGATGTGCTTCAACTGGATTGCACTGCTATTGCTGCCGCTGAACTTGCATCAGCTTCTGCCCGTGCTGCTGCCGAGTTGGTAAATGCAAACTTTAGCTCGTTGAAACTAATGGAACGAAAATCTAGATGA
- the LOC140981153 gene encoding caffeoylshikimate esterase-like produces the protein MKGRPEIRGLPRFIFGQSMGGAIAIKALLKAPKEWDGIVLVAPMCKISKEMSPPLPLQKILILMSEFMPKAKLVPQKDLADLAFRELKKKQMAPYNVISYSDQTRLRTAVELLNATKYIESQVNKVASPMLILHGAADKVTDPLVSTFLYENASSKDKTLKLYEDGFHCILEGEPDDRILTVLGDIVAWLDSRTSMK, from the exons ATGAAAG GAAGGCCGGAGATTCGAGGACTCCCCCGATTCATATTCGGTCAGTCCATGGGTGGAGCAATTGCGATCAAAGCACTTCTCAAGGCACCAAAAGAATGGGATGGCATAGTTCTTGTAGCTCCAATGTGTAAA ATTTCGAAGGAAATGTCACCCCCTCTTCCACTGCAGAAAATCCTAATATTAATGTCTGAGTTTATGCCAAAAGCAAAGCTCGTTCCCCAGAAAGACTTAGCTGATCTGGCATTCAGAGAACTCAAGAAAAAACAAATG gCTCCATACAATGTGATCAGCTACAGTGATCAAACGCGACTCAGGACTGCTGTGGAGCTACTAAACGCTACAAAATATATCGAGTCACAGGTGAATAAG GTTGCATCTCCTATGCTTATTCTTCATGGAGCTGCTGATAAAGTGACTGATCCTCTTGTTAGTacatttttatatgaaaatgcTTCGAGCAAAGATAAAACTCTGAAACTTTATGAAGATGGATTTCACTGCATTCTTGAAGGGGAACCAGATGACAGAATTTTGACTGTTCTTGGTGACATTGTTGCATGGCTTGATTCAAGAACCTCAATGAAGTAG
- the LOC140981533 gene encoding CDP-diacylglycerol--serine O-phosphatidyltransferase 1-like isoform X2 — protein MDLLCLVSAFEFKFSEGRGLIFYHMEPNGHRRARRRDLVGYQNGDTSTSSIDDELDPWTAWAYKPRTITLLLIGACFLVWASGALDPENSVERDLVTSVKRGLWAMVAVFLAYCLLQAPSTVLIRPHPAIWRLVHGMAVIYLVALTFLLFQKHDDARQFMKYLHPDLGVELPERSYGADCRIYLPENPTSRFKNVYDTLFDEFVLAHVLGWWGKAIMIRNQPLLWLLSIGFEFMELTFRHMLPNFNECWWDSIILDVLICNWFGIWAGMRTVRYFDGKTYEWVGISRQPNIMGKVKRTLGQFTPARWDKDEWHPLLGPLRFVQVLSLCVGFLTVELNTFFLKFCLWIPPRNPLIVYRLVLWWLIAIPAIREYNSYLQDRKPMKKVGAFCWLSLAICIVELLICIKFGHRQFPNPMPMWLFIFWTSIGVGLVVSLGVWSWKLHRFMRRKRR, from the exons AT GGACTTACTTTGCCTTGTGTCAGCATTCGAGTTCAAATTTTCTGAAG GACGAGGTTTAATATTCTATCATATGGAACCTAATGGTCATCGGAGAGCTAGACGGAGAGATCTTGTTGGTTATCAAAACGGCGATACGAGTACATCAAGCATTGATGATGAACTTGATCCATGGACTGCTTGGGCATACAAGCCTCGGACCATCACATTGTTACTAATTGGTGCATGCTTTCTTGT GTGGGCTAGTGGAGCGCTCGATCCTGAAAACAGTGTAGAAAGAGATCTTGTTACCTCCGTGAAAAG GGGCTTATGGGCAATGGTTGCAGTGTTCCTTGCTTATTGTTTGTTACAAGCTCCTTCGAC GGTACTTATTCGTCCCCATCCTGCAATTTGGCGGCTCGTTCATGGAATGGCTGtcatttacctcgttgcatTGACATTTTTGCTTTTCCAG AAGCATGACGATGCTCGACAATTTATGAAGTACCTACATCCCGATCTTGGTGTTG AACTTCCAGAAAGATCTTACGGTGCTGATTGCCGTATTTATTTACCGGAAAATCCAACAAGCAGGTTTAAGAATGTTTAT GACACACTGTTTGATGAGTTTGTTCTGGCTCATGTTCTTGGATGGTGGGGGAAAGCCATAATGATCCGTAATCAGCCTCTTCTATGGTTACTTTCAATTGGATTTGAGTTCATGGAg CTTACTTTTCGTCACATGCTACCAAATTTCAATGAGTGCTGGTGGGACAGCATTATTCTTGACGTATTAATCTGCAATTGGTTTG GTATTTGGGCTGGTATGCGTACTGTTCGGTACTTTGATGGTAAAACCTACGAGTGGGTTGGTATAAGCCGCCAGCCAAACATCATGGGCAAA GTCAAAAGAACATTGGGTCAATTTACACCAGCCCGATGGGATAAAGATGAATGGCACCCTCTTCTCGGTCCACTGCGATTCGTTCAAGTTCTTAGCTTATGTGTTGGTTTCTTGACTGTTGAACTCAACACATTCTTTCTCAAGTTTTGTCTTTGGATTCCGCCACGAAATCCCCTCATTGTATACCGCTTGGTTTTGTGGTGGCTTATTGCAATACCAGCTATTCGTGAGTACAATTCATATCTTCAAGACAG GAAACCGATGAAAAAAGTGGGAGCCTTTTGTTGGCTGTCACTTGCAATCTGCATTGTTGAACTTCTGATCTGCATCAAGTTTGGACATA GACAATTCCCAAATCCAATGCCCATGTGGTTATTCATATTCTGGACGTCTATCGGAGTTGGACTCGTGGTATCATTAGGTGTGTGGTCATGGAAACTGCATCGATTTATGAGGAGAAAGAGACGATGA
- the LOC140981533 gene encoding CDP-diacylglycerol--serine O-phosphatidyltransferase 1-like isoform X1 translates to MDLLCLVSAFEFKFSEGRGLIFYHMEPNGHRRARRRDLVGYQNGDTSTSSIDDELDPWTAWAYKPRTITLLLIGACFLVWASGALDPENSVERDLVTSVKRGLWAMVAVFLAYCLLQAPSTSYLCCRVLIRPHPAIWRLVHGMAVIYLVALTFLLFQKHDDARQFMKYLHPDLGVELPERSYGADCRIYLPENPTSRFKNVYDTLFDEFVLAHVLGWWGKAIMIRNQPLLWLLSIGFEFMELTFRHMLPNFNECWWDSIILDVLICNWFGIWAGMRTVRYFDGKTYEWVGISRQPNIMGKVKRTLGQFTPARWDKDEWHPLLGPLRFVQVLSLCVGFLTVELNTFFLKFCLWIPPRNPLIVYRLVLWWLIAIPAIREYNSYLQDRKPMKKVGAFCWLSLAICIVELLICIKFGHRQFPNPMPMWLFIFWTSIGVGLVVSLGVWSWKLHRFMRRKRR, encoded by the exons AT GGACTTACTTTGCCTTGTGTCAGCATTCGAGTTCAAATTTTCTGAAG GACGAGGTTTAATATTCTATCATATGGAACCTAATGGTCATCGGAGAGCTAGACGGAGAGATCTTGTTGGTTATCAAAACGGCGATACGAGTACATCAAGCATTGATGATGAACTTGATCCATGGACTGCTTGGGCATACAAGCCTCGGACCATCACATTGTTACTAATTGGTGCATGCTTTCTTGT GTGGGCTAGTGGAGCGCTCGATCCTGAAAACAGTGTAGAAAGAGATCTTGTTACCTCCGTGAAAAG GGGCTTATGGGCAATGGTTGCAGTGTTCCTTGCTTATTGTTTGTTACAAGCTCCTTCGAC GTCATATCTTTGCTGCAGGGTACTTATTCGTCCCCATCCTGCAATTTGGCGGCTCGTTCATGGAATGGCTGtcatttacctcgttgcatTGACATTTTTGCTTTTCCAG AAGCATGACGATGCTCGACAATTTATGAAGTACCTACATCCCGATCTTGGTGTTG AACTTCCAGAAAGATCTTACGGTGCTGATTGCCGTATTTATTTACCGGAAAATCCAACAAGCAGGTTTAAGAATGTTTAT GACACACTGTTTGATGAGTTTGTTCTGGCTCATGTTCTTGGATGGTGGGGGAAAGCCATAATGATCCGTAATCAGCCTCTTCTATGGTTACTTTCAATTGGATTTGAGTTCATGGAg CTTACTTTTCGTCACATGCTACCAAATTTCAATGAGTGCTGGTGGGACAGCATTATTCTTGACGTATTAATCTGCAATTGGTTTG GTATTTGGGCTGGTATGCGTACTGTTCGGTACTTTGATGGTAAAACCTACGAGTGGGTTGGTATAAGCCGCCAGCCAAACATCATGGGCAAA GTCAAAAGAACATTGGGTCAATTTACACCAGCCCGATGGGATAAAGATGAATGGCACCCTCTTCTCGGTCCACTGCGATTCGTTCAAGTTCTTAGCTTATGTGTTGGTTTCTTGACTGTTGAACTCAACACATTCTTTCTCAAGTTTTGTCTTTGGATTCCGCCACGAAATCCCCTCATTGTATACCGCTTGGTTTTGTGGTGGCTTATTGCAATACCAGCTATTCGTGAGTACAATTCATATCTTCAAGACAG GAAACCGATGAAAAAAGTGGGAGCCTTTTGTTGGCTGTCACTTGCAATCTGCATTGTTGAACTTCTGATCTGCATCAAGTTTGGACATA GACAATTCCCAAATCCAATGCCCATGTGGTTATTCATATTCTGGACGTCTATCGGAGTTGGACTCGTGGTATCATTAGGTGTGTGGTCATGGAAACTGCATCGATTTATGAGGAGAAAGAGACGATGA
- the LOC140981533 gene encoding CDP-diacylglycerol--serine O-phosphatidyltransferase 1-like isoform X3: MEPNGHRRARRRDLVGYQNGDTSTSSIDDELDPWTAWAYKPRTITLLLIGACFLVWASGALDPENSVERDLVTSVKRGLWAMVAVFLAYCLLQAPSTSYLCCRVLIRPHPAIWRLVHGMAVIYLVALTFLLFQKHDDARQFMKYLHPDLGVELPERSYGADCRIYLPENPTSRFKNVYDTLFDEFVLAHVLGWWGKAIMIRNQPLLWLLSIGFEFMELTFRHMLPNFNECWWDSIILDVLICNWFGIWAGMRTVRYFDGKTYEWVGISRQPNIMGKVKRTLGQFTPARWDKDEWHPLLGPLRFVQVLSLCVGFLTVELNTFFLKFCLWIPPRNPLIVYRLVLWWLIAIPAIREYNSYLQDRKPMKKVGAFCWLSLAICIVELLICIKFGHRQFPNPMPMWLFIFWTSIGVGLVVSLGVWSWKLHRFMRRKRR; encoded by the exons ATGGAACCTAATGGTCATCGGAGAGCTAGACGGAGAGATCTTGTTGGTTATCAAAACGGCGATACGAGTACATCAAGCATTGATGATGAACTTGATCCATGGACTGCTTGGGCATACAAGCCTCGGACCATCACATTGTTACTAATTGGTGCATGCTTTCTTGT GTGGGCTAGTGGAGCGCTCGATCCTGAAAACAGTGTAGAAAGAGATCTTGTTACCTCCGTGAAAAG GGGCTTATGGGCAATGGTTGCAGTGTTCCTTGCTTATTGTTTGTTACAAGCTCCTTCGAC GTCATATCTTTGCTGCAGGGTACTTATTCGTCCCCATCCTGCAATTTGGCGGCTCGTTCATGGAATGGCTGtcatttacctcgttgcatTGACATTTTTGCTTTTCCAG AAGCATGACGATGCTCGACAATTTATGAAGTACCTACATCCCGATCTTGGTGTTG AACTTCCAGAAAGATCTTACGGTGCTGATTGCCGTATTTATTTACCGGAAAATCCAACAAGCAGGTTTAAGAATGTTTAT GACACACTGTTTGATGAGTTTGTTCTGGCTCATGTTCTTGGATGGTGGGGGAAAGCCATAATGATCCGTAATCAGCCTCTTCTATGGTTACTTTCAATTGGATTTGAGTTCATGGAg CTTACTTTTCGTCACATGCTACCAAATTTCAATGAGTGCTGGTGGGACAGCATTATTCTTGACGTATTAATCTGCAATTGGTTTG GTATTTGGGCTGGTATGCGTACTGTTCGGTACTTTGATGGTAAAACCTACGAGTGGGTTGGTATAAGCCGCCAGCCAAACATCATGGGCAAA GTCAAAAGAACATTGGGTCAATTTACACCAGCCCGATGGGATAAAGATGAATGGCACCCTCTTCTCGGTCCACTGCGATTCGTTCAAGTTCTTAGCTTATGTGTTGGTTTCTTGACTGTTGAACTCAACACATTCTTTCTCAAGTTTTGTCTTTGGATTCCGCCACGAAATCCCCTCATTGTATACCGCTTGGTTTTGTGGTGGCTTATTGCAATACCAGCTATTCGTGAGTACAATTCATATCTTCAAGACAG GAAACCGATGAAAAAAGTGGGAGCCTTTTGTTGGCTGTCACTTGCAATCTGCATTGTTGAACTTCTGATCTGCATCAAGTTTGGACATA GACAATTCCCAAATCCAATGCCCATGTGGTTATTCATATTCTGGACGTCTATCGGAGTTGGACTCGTGGTATCATTAGGTGTGTGGTCATGGAAACTGCATCGATTTATGAGGAGAAAGAGACGATGA